The genomic interval CAGGAGTTCCTTGCCGTCGGGGGCGAGCAGGTCGATCGATCCCTGCCAGAGGTCGTCGGTGACGGCTGCGGGGTCGAGCGTGACCGTCAGGCTCGCCGTACCGCCGGCTGGGACGGTGACGGCGGCCGGCGACACGACAACGGCAGACTCGGACGCCGGTGTGCCGACTCCGGAGCGCACCTCGTGGTCGGCGGCCGTGACTGCGACCGGCATGTTCCCGGGGTTCGTGAGAGTGATGGTGCGGGTTTGCTTCGCGTCGTCGGGGTGGCGGATCGCACCGAAGTCGACGACGCCCACGTCCGCCGTCAGGCCCGCCGACGTGGCGGTGGCGAGGTTCAGTCGCCCGCTGCCGGACCACGACGTGTACACACCGGTGTCGTCGACCGCGCTGCTGAGTCGCGCCTTGAGTTGCTGCCAGGTCAGGTCAGGGTGCTGCTGCAGCAGCAGTGCGGCCGAGCCGGTGACGAGCGAGGTCGCCTGCGACGTCCCGGAGTGTGCGACATACAGATCGCCGTCGCGCGCACCCGCCTGGGCCCCGAGGAGGCCCACCCCGGGTGCCGAGATCTCCGGCTTCTGGAGGTAGGACCAGGTCGGCCCCTCGCTGGAGAACGAGGCCTTGTGATCGGTGCCGTCGACCGCTCCGACCGTGAGGGCGGACGCGGCCGTCCCGGGAGTCTCGATCGAGTACGGCGTCGGGAACGACGACCCACTGTTGCCTGCGGCAACTACGAACAACGCGCCGCTGCTCGCGGTCAACCCGTCGACGGCCTCGGCCAGCAGGTCCTCGCTGTACCGGGGCGCGAAACCGCCGAGACTGACGTTGACGAGATCGGGCTGCTGCGCGGCCGCCCACTCCAGCCCGGCGATGATGCCCGACGTGGTGCCCTCGTCCTGACCGTTCAGGACCTTGCTGGAGACGAGCTCGACACCGGGTGCGACACCCTGCCGGGCGCCGTCCGACCCGGCGCCGTTGCCGGCCAGCAACGAGGCGACGTGCGTCCCGTGGCCGAGGTCGTCCTGAGTGCCCTCGCCGGTGAAGTCGGCCGCCGCGGTCACCTTGCCGACCAGCGCCGGGTGGCCGGTGTCGATCCCCGAGTCGACCACCGCGACCTTGACGCCCTTCCCGTTCAGGTCGCGCTGCCAGGCGGCTGGAGCCTTGATCTGGTCCAGGTAGCCGTCCCGTGGCGTGGCTTCGCCGGTGTCGGTCGAGTCGCCGTGTACGGCGGCGTCCAGCCAGACCTTGGTCGTCCAGGTGGTCGCGGCTGCGGTCAGGGCCGCGCCGAGCGACGCCGTACGGGACTTCGCGATCCGGCCGGCGGTGGCGTGCACGCTGGCGAGGTCGCGGGTCGCCGTGAACCCGGTGCTCGCCATCGTCCGGTCACCAGGGGCCTCGCGCACGATGACCGGCAGGTCTGCCCGGTGCGCGTCGTCGTACCCCATCTCGACCAGGCTCGTCACGTCGAACAGCTCAGGATCGAGTACGGCGGGAACCAGGCTCGCGACCTCGTGCGGCACGACGCTGATCCTGCCGCTGTCGCTGCGGATCGTGTACCCGCGGGTCCCCGTCCGGCCGTCCCGCGAGCGTACGTCGACGTGCGGCGCACCGCTCTTGTCCGGGGTGAGCGTGACGCGATCGCCGGTCAGCAGGGTGATCGTGGCCGGCGCGGTGAGGGGGGCTGCCCGGGGTGCAGCACTGAGACCGGGCGTGGGCGGTGGCTGCGCGTTGGCGTTGGACGTCGCGCCGGCAGTGGTGACCGCCGACAGCACCAACGCACCGGTGAGCAGGAGTGGTATTCGGTTCCGGATCGTTCTCGACAAGGGCATGGACTTGTCGTACCTGATCTGTCAGGACCGTACAGCAAAACGCACCTGCAGATGCCGGACATGACGGCTTTCGGTCAGCCGGCGTACTCGCCTTGCAGCAGCGAGTAGAGCAGGGAGTCGCGCCAGTCGCCGTTGGTGAAGACGTGGTCGCGGAGGTGGCCCTCGTAGGTGAAGCCGAGGCGTTTGACGACCGCGATCGAGGCCTCGTTCTCGGGGCCGATCGCGGCGGTCACCCGGTGCCGCCCCAGGTCGCCGAAGGCGAACCTCAGCAGCACCCGGGCGGCGTCCGTCGCGTAGCCGTGACCCCAGTGGTCCGCGCCGATCGCGTAGCCGAGCTTCGCTCCCCAGGCGCCGCTCGGTGCGATCCGGGCGAACCCGATCACATGGTCGTCGTCCGGACGGGTGACGGCGAGCATGTAATCGGGTCGGTCCTCCTGCGCGGACCGCTGGACGATACCGGCCAGGTTCTGCTCGGCCTTGGCCCGGTCGTAGCTGTCGAACGCCATCCAGGTCGTGACCCGGTCATCGCCGGCTATCGCCAGATAGTCGTCGAGATCGGTCGTTCGAAAGTCACGTAAAGTAGTCAGCTGGCCGCTGAGCGAATCCATTCGCGCAGGCTACCGGGGATAGGACTGCATCGGCGTCCGGGTGAAGGTCTCGATCTCCTCCTGCAGCTCCCGGGCGTCGTCCGCTCGCCCGGACTGCCGCAGCGCCTGGTGGACCCGGCGGGCCGAGTGCACCACGCCGTTGATCCGGCGCTCGGCCGGCAGCGTCAGCACCGGAGCGAGCGCGTCCGCCGCGCCGTCCAGCTCACCGCTCGCGATCCGCGTGATCGCCATCGCGGCATGGCTGCCGGCAGCGTCGCCGAAAGCCCACTCCGGGTGGTTCTGGTCGGTGTACGCGTCGACTGCCTGGCTGGAGTACCGCTGGGCTTGCTCGACCTCGCCGGGCAGCTGGGCGAGCGCGTCGGCGGCGTAGTACAGCTGGCGGTTGCGGCCGAACGTGCACAGGCCGCCCATGTCGTCCAGGTCGTCGTTGTGGACCGAGTTCCACGCCTCTTCGGCCCGCTCGAGCGCGGCCCGGGTGGCCTCGGGGTTGCCGAGCGCGGCCCAGGCGCGGGCCTCGCTGACCGGTAGCCAGACGCTGGTGGTGCTGTTGGCCTGCTCGGCGTACCCGGCGCCGAGCTGCGCGTACCGCACCGAGTCGTGCGGGTTGCCGGCCCAGTAGGAGACCAGCGACTGCAGGCCGCGCACCCAGGCGCGCAGGCCGTGGTGGTCGGCGTTGTCGGCGCACATGAACGCGGTCCGCGCCTGGGTCAGCGCTGCGTGTGGGTTGCCGAGGTCGTGGGAGGCCTTGGCGAGCAGACCGCCGGTGACGCCGGCCAGGAAGTACAGCTGGCGGTGGTTCTCCGGGCGCTGGCGGCTCTCCAGCAGACCGAACACCAGGTCCTGCGTCTCGACCAGTTGGCCGAGGATCTCCGGCAGTGGGCGCTGTGGATACGCCTGGGCGGCATGGCGCACGTCGGCGTACACCTGTTCCAT from Kribbella sp. NBC_00709 carries:
- a CDS encoding GNAT family N-acetyltransferase, yielding MDSLSGQLTTLRDFRTTDLDDYLAIAGDDRVTTWMAFDSYDRAKAEQNLAGIVQRSAQEDRPDYMLAVTRPDDDHVIGFARIAPSGAWGAKLGYAIGADHWGHGYATDAARVLLRFAFGDLGRHRVTAAIGPENEASIAVVKRLGFTYEGHLRDHVFTNGDWRDSLLYSLLQGEYAG
- a CDS encoding S8 family serine peptidase produces the protein MPLSRTIRNRIPLLLTGALVLSAVTTAGATSNANAQPPPTPGLSAAPRAAPLTAPATITLLTGDRVTLTPDKSGAPHVDVRSRDGRTGTRGYTIRSDSGRISVVPHEVASLVPAVLDPELFDVTSLVEMGYDDAHRADLPVIVREAPGDRTMASTGFTATRDLASVHATAGRIAKSRTASLGAALTAAATTWTTKVWLDAAVHGDSTDTGEATPRDGYLDQIKAPAAWQRDLNGKGVKVAVVDSGIDTGHPALVGKVTAAADFTGEGTQDDLGHGTHVASLLAGNGAGSDGARQGVAPGVELVSSKVLNGQDEGTTSGIIAGLEWAAAQQPDLVNVSLGGFAPRYSEDLLAEAVDGLTASSGALFVVAAGNSGSSFPTPYSIETPGTAASALTVGAVDGTDHKASFSSEGPTWSYLQKPEISAPGVGLLGAQAGARDGDLYVAHSGTSQATSLVTGSAALLLQQHPDLTWQQLKARLSSAVDDTGVYTSWSGSGRLNLATATSAGLTADVGVVDFGAIRHPDDAKQTRTITLTNPGNMPVAVTAADHEVRSGVGTPASESAVVVSPAAVTVPAGGTASLTVTLDPAAVTDDLWQGSIDLLAPDGKELLRLALNAYDEPPMYDVSVQVLDRDGKAVSGGWVNAFNSANGGFVQFTLDDQGRSTRRIPPGEWSMYSWVTTDDTLALTGGPDLTVAGDTAFTLDARKAVRLNVPVVEGQPTEPTAAAVTALRASAPSQWQAEDLYPSIEDVTAGRIYVQPTAAPKHGITETVTRWQLASAAKKSHSDDPDLYEVYQTANHFTVPLAKNLDRKTVRAMARVDTTFGGVWGGGAVGVARGSASTLTTFGGSIWQAVKTPSHRIEMLSAGPGIQWWQCLDLPSTGESGVCDNPYRTYQPGEKVRSVFGTAMHPQLTESDIYAGQFNIQVGVADPGHLGVLDLSRFPEHRLALYRNGKPMGELNETSGFFNVPDGTARWRVEHSWKSDQVPSSTEAKTSWEFTAKPPAEGENPVMPPMLRLDYDPSVSLDGSAPAWRPLTFDLRAGYQPAATTSTIKSARLWVSPDRGRHWTPAPLIRTKDGYRTIVAPWSLLPGHSLSVRATVTDKAGNSIDQTVLDLVPVH
- a CDS encoding XRE family transcriptional regulator gives rise to the protein MAGRYAPKTVLAHMIQRRNQTYSEIVAEFVELGGTITERHLRRLASGERAGTTPQTRRTLQRMFGKPVEELLAPFVPEQAAQVVPAPAASGRITTGNEMEVLDMAASRARAFALAAQSGLGSEAMEQVYADVRHAAQAYPQRPLPEILGQLVETQDLVFGLLESRQRPENHRQLYFLAGVTGGLLAKASHDLGNPHAALTQARTAFMCADNADHHGLRAWVRGLQSLVSYWAGNPHDSVRYAQLGAGYAEQANSTTSVWLPVSEARAWAALGNPEATRAALERAEEAWNSVHNDDLDDMGGLCTFGRNRQLYYAADALAQLPGEVEQAQRYSSQAVDAYTDQNHPEWAFGDAAGSHAAMAITRIASGELDGAADALAPVLTLPAERRINGVVHSARRVHQALRQSGRADDARELQEEIETFTRTPMQSYPR